A single window of bacterium DNA harbors:
- a CDS encoding spermidine synthase yields MSKPWVTLDERETPDGVLELRRRDARDFLILVGGRVLMNSRENQSEVVLGRAACAALAEPSGGGRVLVGGLGMGITLRAVLDTVHADCRVEIAELHPVVAEWCRGPLAELTEGAVLDPRVEVVLDDVAEVIRRGRDAPYDAIVLDLFEGPHAKTDPRKDPLYGQGAIDRTWDALVPGGVLGVWAEARDEGFEQRLRRRGFSVETRRPGRGGYRHWIVLARRPEGAPGTPRERPS; encoded by the coding sequence ATGAGCAAGCCCTGGGTGACCCTCGACGAGCGCGAGACCCCGGACGGGGTGCTCGAGCTGCGTCGCCGTGACGCCCGGGACTTCCTGATCCTGGTCGGCGGCCGCGTCCTGATGAACAGCCGCGAGAACCAGTCCGAGGTCGTCCTCGGCCGCGCAGCGTGTGCCGCGCTGGCCGAGCCCTCGGGCGGCGGGCGCGTGCTGGTCGGCGGACTCGGCATGGGGATCACGCTGCGCGCGGTGCTCGACACCGTCCACGCGGACTGTCGGGTCGAGATCGCCGAGCTCCACCCGGTCGTGGCGGAGTGGTGCCGCGGTCCGCTCGCAGAGCTGACCGAAGGGGCGGTCCTCGATCCACGGGTCGAGGTCGTGCTCGACGACGTGGCCGAGGTCATCCGTCGGGGACGCGACGCACCCTACGATGCGATCGTGCTCGATCTCTTCGAGGGGCCGCATGCGAAGACCGATCCGCGCAAGGACCCGCTCTACGGGCAGGGGGCGATCGACCGGACCTGGGACGCCCTCGTGCCTGGCGGCGTGCTCGGCGTCTGGGCCGAAGCGCGGGACGAAGGTTTCGAGCAGCGGCTCCGTCGCCGCGGTTTCAGCGTCGAGACGAGGCGCCCCGGGCGAGGCGGCTACCGCCATTGGATCGTGCTCGCGCGGCGGCCCGAGGGCGCGCCCGGGACGCCGCGCGAACGCCCGTCCTAG
- a CDS encoding ATP-binding cassette domain-containing protein produces MISISNLAKHYGDRTLFEDVSMQFNRGERYGIVGANGCGKSTLLKILTGEESASDGDLSIPKRAVLGVLEQDHFQYEEDRIVDVVMMGNAPLWKAMVEKEEILANAEDHFDGDRYAELEDVIVQHDGYGLEARAGEILEGLGIPTAVHTESLSTLSGGFKLRVLLAQVLAAEPDALLLDEPTNHLDILSIRWLEQFLESYPGVAILISHDHRFLDNVATTIVDVDYQTVKAYPGNYANFVRSKKSERDRREAEIEKREAEIADHKAFVERFRAKASKARQAQSKLKAIDRIEIESLPESSRRYPSFSFSQKRPSGKQVIEVAGVSKSYGDNLVLDGIDLVVQRGERVAVIGPNGIGKSTLLKIMMGEVEPDAGKVEWGYETHPGYVAQDHKEQIGSARQRLDDWLGEFIPQQSIGYVKGALAAVLFSGEESKKKLEALSGGEAARMLFAKQAVTHPNVLILDEPTNHLDLEAIEALVDAVKAYDGTVIFVSHDRWFVNELATRIVEITPEGVQDFSGGYDEYLARAGEDHLDAQEVLRRARESKRSAKAGGEAKGRRKKGAGQGAGAA; encoded by the coding sequence ATGATCTCGATCTCGAATCTCGCCAAGCACTACGGGGATCGCACCCTCTTCGAAGACGTCTCGATGCAATTCAATCGGGGCGAGCGCTACGGGATCGTCGGCGCGAACGGTTGCGGGAAGTCGACGCTGCTCAAGATCCTGACCGGGGAGGAGTCCGCGAGCGACGGGGATCTCTCGATCCCGAAGCGGGCCGTCCTCGGTGTCCTCGAGCAGGATCACTTCCAGTACGAGGAGGATCGGATCGTCGACGTCGTGATGATGGGAAACGCGCCGCTCTGGAAGGCGATGGTCGAGAAGGAAGAGATCCTCGCGAACGCCGAGGACCACTTCGACGGCGACCGCTACGCGGAGCTCGAGGATGTGATCGTCCAGCACGACGGCTACGGCCTCGAAGCGCGCGCCGGTGAGATCCTCGAGGGCCTGGGAATCCCGACCGCCGTGCACACCGAGTCCCTCTCGACCCTCTCGGGCGGCTTCAAGCTGCGGGTGCTCCTGGCGCAGGTCCTCGCAGCCGAGCCCGACGCGCTCCTGCTCGACGAGCCGACGAACCACCTCGACATCCTCTCGATCCGCTGGCTCGAGCAGTTCCTCGAGAGCTACCCCGGCGTGGCGATCCTGATCTCCCACGATCACCGCTTCCTCGACAACGTCGCGACGACGATCGTCGACGTCGACTACCAGACGGTCAAGGCCTATCCGGGAAACTACGCGAACTTCGTCCGGTCGAAGAAGTCGGAGCGCGATCGGCGCGAGGCCGAGATCGAGAAGCGCGAGGCCGAGATCGCGGATCACAAGGCGTTCGTCGAGCGGTTCCGCGCCAAGGCTTCGAAGGCACGGCAGGCGCAGAGCAAGCTCAAGGCGATCGACCGGATCGAGATCGAGTCGCTGCCCGAGAGCTCCCGGCGCTATCCCTCCTTCTCGTTCAGTCAGAAGCGGCCGAGCGGCAAGCAGGTGATCGAGGTCGCGGGGGTCTCGAAGTCCTACGGCGACAATCTCGTCCTCGACGGAATCGATCTCGTCGTCCAGCGCGGCGAGCGGGTCGCGGTGATCGGGCCGAACGGGATCGGGAAGTCGACCCTCCTCAAGATCATGATGGGCGAAGTCGAGCCCGACGCGGGCAAGGTCGAGTGGGGATACGAGACCCATCCCGGCTACGTGGCCCAGGACCACAAGGAGCAGATCGGCTCCGCTCGGCAACGCCTCGACGACTGGCTCGGCGAGTTCATCCCGCAGCAGAGCATCGGCTACGTGAAGGGCGCTCTCGCAGCGGTCCTCTTCTCGGGGGAGGAGAGCAAGAAGAAGCTCGAGGCCCTCTCCGGAGGCGAGGCGGCGCGGATGCTCTTCGCGAAGCAGGCGGTGACCCACCCGAACGTCCTGATCCTCGACGAGCCCACCAACCATCTCGACCTCGAGGCGATCGAGGCGCTGGTCGACGCGGTGAAGGCCTACGACGGGACGGTGATCTTCGTGTCCCATGACCGGTGGTTCGTGAACGAGCTCGCCACGCGGATCGTGGAGATCACGCCCGAGGGCGTACAGGACTTCAGTGGTGGCTACGACGAGTACCTCGCTCGGGCGGGCGAGGATCACCTCGACGCGCAGGAGGTGCTCCGGCGCGCGCGGGAGTCCAAGCGGTCCGCGAAGGCCGGGGGCGAGGCGAAGGGCCGCAGAAAGAAGGGCGCGGGGCAGGGCGCAGGCGCCGCATGA
- a CDS encoding amidohydrolase family protein gives MAQWIRWGSALLALGLVLSSCAESRRRTPIVAALAIEDVTVIEVEIDDTAEGDVLIFERPDHRVVVAGDRIVWVGPSGKGPPAERTVDGRDRFLIPGLWDAHVHFLYDEALTDAMSGLFLDWGITSVRDTGGHFETLVAMREGLRASDAASPRIFLSGPLLDGRLVVYDGASPSQPALGTSIPDAEAAARQVALLAEGGADLIKIYELVSPDAFDALVTAAREHGLPIASHVPLSLTADVAGPRVDSMEHLRNVELACARDWRALHAERVRALDAWTSPRGHPLRKSLHDAQRFAAIADHDADRCDEVLVALRGTMQVPTLRLNAFNRARPDRNPVWARAAQALPEDVRVRWDAKVRELAEEGERDQRFADWSLSLVGRMDAAGVPIGAGTDTPIRLAIPGESLHRELELLVEAGLEPAEALAASVRAPARFMGIEDRVGRIASGQLADLVLLEANPLDDIRNTRGIVGVVSRGRYRVPGR, from the coding sequence GTCGCCGCCCTCGCGATCGAGGACGTGACCGTGATCGAGGTCGAGATCGACGACACGGCGGAGGGCGACGTCCTCATCTTCGAGCGCCCCGACCACCGCGTGGTCGTCGCCGGGGACCGGATCGTCTGGGTCGGGCCGTCGGGAAAGGGGCCGCCGGCGGAGCGCACGGTCGACGGCCGGGACCGGTTCCTGATCCCCGGGCTCTGGGACGCCCACGTCCATTTCCTCTACGACGAGGCGCTGACCGACGCGATGTCCGGCCTCTTTCTCGACTGGGGGATCACGAGCGTCCGCGACACCGGCGGCCACTTCGAGACGCTGGTCGCGATGCGCGAGGGGCTGCGCGCCTCGGACGCGGCGTCGCCGCGCATCTTCCTGTCCGGGCCCCTGCTCGACGGTCGGCTCGTCGTCTATGACGGCGCGAGTCCGTCCCAGCCGGCGCTCGGGACCTCGATCCCGGATGCCGAGGCGGCGGCGCGACAGGTGGCCCTCCTGGCGGAGGGCGGAGCGGATCTGATCAAGATCTACGAGCTCGTCTCGCCCGATGCCTTCGACGCGCTCGTGACCGCTGCGCGGGAGCACGGGCTGCCGATCGCCTCCCACGTCCCTCTCAGCCTGACCGCCGACGTCGCGGGACCGCGGGTCGACTCGATGGAGCACCTCCGCAACGTCGAGCTCGCCTGCGCGCGCGACTGGCGCGCGCTCCACGCCGAGCGGGTGCGGGCGCTCGACGCGTGGACCTCGCCTCGGGGCCATCCGCTCCGCAAGTCGCTCCACGACGCCCAGCGCTTCGCGGCGATCGCCGATCACGACGCCGATCGCTGCGACGAGGTCCTGGTCGCGCTCCGGGGGACGATGCAGGTCCCGACGCTTCGTCTGAACGCGTTCAATCGCGCGCGTCCGGATCGGAATCCGGTCTGGGCGCGCGCCGCGCAAGCCCTGCCGGAGGACGTCCGCGTGCGCTGGGACGCCAAGGTGCGCGAGCTCGCCGAGGAGGGCGAGCGCGATCAGCGCTTCGCCGACTGGAGCCTCTCCCTCGTCGGCCGGATGGACGCCGCCGGCGTTCCGATCGGCGCGGGGACGGACACGCCGATCCGCCTGGCGATCCCGGGCGAGAGTCTCCACCGGGAGCTCGAGCTGCTCGTCGAGGCGGGACTCGAGCCCGCCGAAGCCCTCGCGGCGTCCGTGCGCGCGCCGGCGCGCTTCATGGGAATCGAGGATCGCGTCGGTCGGATCGCATCGGGCCAGCTCGCCGATCTCGTGCTGCTCGAGGCGAACCCGCTCGACGACATCCGGAATACGCGTGGAATCGTGGGGGTGGTCAGTCGGGGGCGGTACCGCGTGCCCGGCCGGTAG